The sequence below is a genomic window from Haematobia irritans isolate KBUSLIRL chromosome 3, ASM5000362v1, whole genome shotgun sequence.
AACAATGGTATTAAAAGCTCCAGCaacagtagcaaaaattgttttatgattTACTCCGAGACACATCAAGCAAGGAATGAAAGATTGCTTTGGTGGTTATTGGCTGTTTGGTGGCAGGCCGTCGACAAAATGCTATTATTGCCGCCGCCAGTGCTGCTGTCGTCATCGTGCTGTGCTGTAGCCAGTAATTGATGGTGCTGCTACTGCAGCTTTTGGCATTATTATCGTTGAAATCTGTCAAAATCGCGTTTGTTCAATTATAAATCTGCTGACAATTACCACACACAACTGAACCGTCATCGTGGAGTATAGTTAGTCCATAATGCCACCACAATGCATTATGGACTAACCATAgagaaatatatgtatgtgccTCCATGGACGTGTGTATATcggtagcagttttttttttttgctccttCAGACAGATGGAGTGGTGGTGCACAATCAATGAACACAAATAACCAAAACGAATGTCACCGGGCTTGCACAGAGAGTGCCAATAGATATAGGAATACCCCAacaagggggggggggggggcacaGCGAAGAaaggaaggacggacggacaaatgaAGCTCAAACAAACACCAAAGCAATGAAAATGATCACATGCGGAATAGTGAGAAGTTTGAGGttgtcttttaattttattaatcgtTTCGGTAATGGTATTTAAAACGAGTTTTTGGGATTTGATAATGAAGTTTGGAgtgttaaattgaaaataattgaaatttatgttaattaattgtttaaattgtcaatatttatttactGTGAGGAGTTTGCCCGATGACAATagctgcacggatgaaaaagactgtttttcatatgtttggctataaacattatatgtttggaacacaaatttttaaacacaatatttttgagtgcaagcatataatgttcataaactagcataacatgtttgggacatatatgttaatatgttagaacatattatgtttgggacataaaatgtttgtaaatataatatgcttggatgcaaacatataataatttagaaatagcctataaacatatatgtgtttagtagcttggagcgctatttaacaggcagcgatattgaattaagttggtggttgttgcttgttattacaaaattaacattttatttttccttgggcaattgatcagctacttctttgatccttacaaactgtgtggtccgctgttcgaatccccgtccggcaaaaggtaaaattaaaataaataaaaaaaaacataaaattgaataatttcttctacaatgtttgtattacagaaaaaggtgctaagaactaaaaaatctcgtggaagtgagaaagatgtgggggaatgtatattgggcagaaacaaaattttgagcattcaggtcgaaaacctatgttgttagcacctatattacctgtttattttcataattcgttatgattgtaaatatataaataaataaataaaattttgagcacaatattgtttgggattttttttttaagcatataatatttttgggtgcaaaatgcttccaaacatattatatgttcacataataacatattgttttttggaagacaacattattgaatttggatgcaaaaatacaaaatgtttggaacttagactacccaaacatatattgtttagactaatatgctttcaaacatattatatattggaagagatcaaacatataaatgtttgggcaatacccaaaaatgtatatgcttgaagcaaaatatgtttgggagtatatgttacagaagcgattttttgtgagcgtgtggcgGTATATGTCGGATTATCGTGAAAGGAATCTATTGTTAATATGACAGgagttgaatattaattttttgtttgttttttgaattGGAAACTTAATGGCAGGATAAAGAGCAGAGAATAAAGTCGATCTTTTTATGTTGGTGGGGCTGCTATGTGTTTGCCCTAAACGACGGTCAGTTATCACTTGGAAATacaatacaactttttttcaaaaattataatattacaaGCGTTAACTTTCAGTTGGCTATTATTCAGAGAaaggagcagagaatgaagccgccgatttcagtcgaaATTTAGAcgccaattaattaaaaatgtcatCAGAAAAATACATAgtattaaatcagaaaaatacataattgtcgtatttttttccaaaatttttaatacaaccAATCATTTTCCaactgctataataattttgcaaaaatttagctccgaaaatttgaacgaaaagtaaatttgtgtgaaacattggttgtacaactaatctcattacaattcgaataacttcaaattgattttataatggataattttatatcggcttagccgtcaagccgtcgCTGCCGGAGAAAAAAATTAGCCGCCGTCGACAAAATTGGGTCAGCTTCATTCTCTGGAATGGAGCCGCCGAGTAGCGCCACTGAGAATACATTGACTCATCttaaccaaaaaatttgatttaaatcagaaaaatgtattaatgtTGAATCTTCCACCAACACTCAATCAATATCAAGCTGCTGCAATAATTTAGCACAGACAACTTTAAttgaatgtaaatttgattgcatgatgtgttgtacaactaatctcattcggataaattcaaattaattttatattataatgtttttataatataacttcacattaatattaaattttataattttatactgaTTTTGGATAACGATATTTATAAGTTAAAATGATGACGAAACAGTATCAATGGATGATAATGGCTTAAAAGTTGGAATTAAATAGGCCCTTATccaatataaaatgttattgcaaacaattttaattacatGTAAATTTGGTTGCATTATGTGTTGTAACTAACCtcattcggataacttcaaattaattttctattataatttttttataatataactTCAAATTAatactaaattttataattttatactgaTTTTGGATAAcgatatttataaattaaaatggtGACGAAACAGTATCAATAGGATGGTAATGGCTTAAAAGTTGGAATTAAATAGGCCCTTATccaatataaaatgttattgctatattcGATGAAACATCACTTTTCCAAAATGcaactggcaacactggcaaCAGTTATCGAAAACTCACGTGTTGTAAGCAgtacaaagaaaaacaagtgaaaATAAGAGCACCTTCCATGATAATAATTATCACACTTATTTACTTGAAGTCGTTCGTTTATtccaaaaagccagcaaaagagagccagagagggagagagaaagAGTGTATTTTACTCTATCTGTTTAAAATTGCTGAACGGCATCCAGTAACTATTAGCGCATTCGCAATTTCAGcttctaaaacattaaaaacaaaatacgaaTCCTGTTTGTTTAACTTCCAATTGTAGTTGCGGATCATGCTTTTTTGTTATCAAGAACTAGCTGGCAACCTAtgctatggtttgcaagattttactgggacacaaatttctaacaaaaacttgcaatttctctatccgATAACTGTCAAAAGTAGTCTGTGTTCGGCTCTCTCTTTCTCTTGCTGACTTTTTTGTGTAAACGaaagacttccagtaaaaaattgtgataattatcaaaaattatcgagtTCTCGAACGGGCTCATGTTTATTGTTTTAATGGTTGGCGTTCGCGtacatttctgctaattttagcaaagagagtaaaatcCATTTTTACTCTCTTGCATGTTGTTACTGGCAGCGTTGCcacaactaatttttattttggaccaacatttttccaaaattggatcaaaagtcgtaccagcggaccattttcccaaattaaatttaaatcatttaaaaaattttccaaaattttacttcgatagaaaattttgtcaaatttttatttcgatttatttttatagaacattttgtcaacattttatttctttagaaaattttgtaactattttatttcaatagaaaattttgtcaaaattttatttctgcagaaaacttatttaaaatttttagaaaatttttgcaaaatttcatttcctttggaaattttgtcaacatttcagttttatagaaaattttgccaaaattttatttctatagaaaatttacccaatttttttttctatagaaaatttacccaaaattttttttttttctatagaaaatattgttaaattttatttctataaaaattttgttaaaattttatttctacagaaaattttgtcaaaattttaattttaaagaatatttaaaaaaaaagatttgacgaaaatggaccaaaatcaaccaaattccatttggtccgaccatcggatcaaattttaaaaatttgtaatttttggaccaattttggtccgatcggaccaaaatggcaatgctggatattttttactgtgaaagtatgcaaacatttctatatataCAATGTGCTCTTAACCCAGATATGCCGGCGGGCATATTAGTGCAACAATCTTTGTAGTTTTCCATAATAGCATTATTC
It includes:
- the LOC142228977 gene encoding uncharacterized protein LOC142228977, whose translation is MAARIYHKNCYAAVIQLPFIRFVNCSLLQILFPNNNNNSTNNNGIKSSSNSSKNCFMIYSETHQARNERLLWWLLAVWWQAVDKMLLLPPPVLLSSSCCAVASN